The genomic window AGATACCCATCATAAGTACACAAGTATTGATGGAAGAATTCAAGTAATAGAGGATAGGGCAAGATGTTTACTAGAGCTGTATATAATTGTGCATGTTAATATATCTCATTTGTTTGTTATTTAGTTTTAAAGTATATCAGCTACCAATATAAACTTCCTTATAACATTACCATTCGAATTTATAGAGGATTATAAAGCTACTTGATGGGAGCAATAGGCCAACAACATGTGAGGGAAAATAATGTGGGTCAttgcttttcctttttttttcttgctcaAAAGAATTTCCTTCTATCTTACAAATTCATCAGTTGAACTTAATACTTCTTTGAAAACTTGTTTCGCCAAGTTAACCAATTCAGTCGCATGAGCTCCTTGCATCGAGTTCACATGATCAGGTGTGTCCAAAGCGCTACTTGACTTGTCATTTCTTGTTAATCTGTTTAGCACACATCAGTGTAGGATTACACCACCAAGTTTAATCAGCATAACCATGATATGACAATAAGGTATTCCTTCGCACTCGAATTTCAGGTAATTGCATCTAACATTTGCAGTTCAGGATGAGGATGTCCCATCATGAGAGCCGGTTCAGGATGTCCCCCTTGGCCGTGGAAGGCGAGGAGCGCCGAGAAGATGGCAGTGAGCGCACCAGTGAGGTTGTGGTCGGTGACAACGACGTTGGACTTAGGGTGCTTCTTATGCTGCTCATGAAGCACCTCGCGGAGCTTGTAGCAAGGGATGAGcttgtcggcggcggcggcattaGGAGCAATCCTAGGGAAGGCGCGGACGACGTCCTCCTTCTGCAAGGCAAGCACCTTGAGGAAGTTGACGTGGACATAGCCCATGGCGCCCATGCTCAAACAGGATAGGTTGATGTTGGTGGACTAGTCACGCATCTTTAGGAGCCCGCGGTCGCCGGGTGATGGCTCCGCCAGTAGATGCATGAGGTTAGTAGGCTATGCGCTTGTATAAACTAGATTTTTCGGGGAAAAAAGAATCAATGAGAGAGGATGGCACTATAACTATTTCAAATTCCTATAACATCCCTTAAAATTGGGATAAGAATCATTTGAAGGTTCAAAACTTCTCCTTTAAAGGACATCAGGTAACTCTCCCAAAGGATTCAATTGCtcaattattttaatatttcttTGGAAAAGTTAAATGAATAActgcaagaagaaaaaaaaggtgttGCTATACTTGAGGAGCCTGTTTCTTTAAGAAAAATTCAAGCGACGTCCAATTCCAATCCAATGGTTTAAAACCAAGCGGGTAATGTTCATTTTCTTcctccatttatttctcccaaTGCCGACTATTTCTTCCTCCTGTGATGTCGTGATGCACTCCCTTGTGCTGCCCACCTCTTGTTGTCTTCGGCGGCACCCTTATCGCCGGATCCACACCCATCACTTACCATCGCGCTAAACGTTTTGTCACCGGTGAACTTTGAAACCTAACCCTGACTCCCTGAGGCCACTGGCGTTTACACAGTCGCATATTTATACCTACCGAACGTGTGGAAAAAAAAGACAGCAGCATACAAAAGGAGAATTTGCAGAATCTTTTCGTTTTTTTTGAGACGATTGTATCAGGGTCTGATTTTCCAAGTCGAATCAGCCCATTACTCAAGGATAAACAGGCCAAACCAAGCTACCGCCGGCTCCTACCCTTGCGGCCCGTGACCCAAGGTCCAGAGCCCATGGTGACTCGGCGCGGTGACCGCACTGTCCTCTCTGACCGAGCCAGTGCACGGATCCCGTCGCGTCCGACTCAGCGCCCACGTCCCCCACCCACTGACTAGGGGGCCCCACTCACCGAGGAATACCTTTACCCAGCCCCCTTCGCTCACCGCCCGTGCACCGAATGGCTACTTGTCCTTACAGTGGCACCACCGCCGGCCCCTAAACGCTACGCCCCCCCCCCGTCCTGCACACCCAGATAAGCCGACACGTGGGCCCAGCGCCAAAGCCTCCTCCACGCGTCACACCCAGTGGGCGGGGCAGCTGACTGCAACCAACAAGAGCCTGCCACGTTGGAACAGGAGCGCTGCGCGCACACGGGAAGCGTACACGGGTGGGAAAGGGCACCGAACCCTAGCAGGCGCCTTTTTGCTCCGTCCTTCCACGCTGCGCCTGCTGCTTCCCCACACCGCACCGGTAGGCTCACCGCCGGCGACCCGCAGCGCCATACCCACCGCCACCGCGGCTCGCTTCCGTTCTGGAGCTGCGGAAGTCTCCAGATCTCGGTTGCTCACTCGTGAGGGCTCATGGCGTCGTCTTCCGACGAGCAGCCCAAGCCACCGGAGCCGCCCGCGGCGCCGCTGTCGCACGCGGAGTGGGCGGCCTCGCTGCAGGCGTACTACGCCGCCGCGGGGCATCCCTACGCCTGGCCTGCGCAGGTAAAGCTTGGCCTTTGGATGCGTTCGTGCGGGATGGGAAGTTGGCGGCGGCGTGTTCTGACtagggtttgtttgtttgcttgtttgtcCTGCGATGCAGCACttgatggcggcggcggcggcgggggcgacgTACGCCGCGCCAGTGCCGTTCCCTGTCTACCACCCCGGCGCCGCGGTGGCGTACTACGCGCACGCGTCCATGGCCGCGGTGAGCGAGCCAgcctcttccttctcctttgGTGGTCTCCAGTGTCCAATTTGAGAGAATTGGGCCTCGATTTGTGGGGTTTTGGTGTGAATTTGCTGCTTCTGTGCAGGGCGCCCCATACCCGACGAGGGAAGCTGTCGCGGCGGCGGCCTTGGTGGCGGAAGGGAAGGGCAAGGGGAAGGGCGCGGGCGCGTCGCCTGAGAAGGGCAGCTCCGGCGAGGACGCCTCCCAGAGGTACCGGCTTTCGCTTTCCCAGTGACAATCTGGTTTATTTTTTTGTCCCCTTCTCTTTTTTTGGttaaattgaatttgaattctgTTGCGTGCACAGCGGTGACAGCGGCAGCGAGGAGTCGTCTGAGACGAGAGATGATGACACTGACCATAAGGTACCAAGCAACTTGCTGTGACCCAAGGGACCATTTTTAAATTGCATGTTTTCCTGTAATTGGTATGCTTATGGCTTTGCGTGGTTCATGTTTGTTTTCTTCAGGATTTGTCTGCGCCTAAGAAGAGGAAATCTGGTAACACATCGGCTGAAGGTTGGTTTTGTCTTGAGCTGTTCCTTTGGAAAGTTGTGGGTGATTGAAGATGGGTGTTTGCCAGGTGAGCCGTCTCGAGCTGCTGTTGTGCGCTATGCTGCTGTCGAATCACCATATCCTGTGAAGGGGAGGTCTGCCTCGAAACTTCCTGTGTCTGCACCTGGGCGGGCGGCCCTTCCCAGTGCCGCCCCGAATTTGAACATTGGGATGGATCTTTGGAGCGCGTCTCCAGCCTTAGCAGTTCCTGCAGTGCAGGGGGAAGCAAACACTGGCTTGGCGCTTGCACGACGTGATGATGTTACTCATCTGGTACGCATGGCTCTTGCTAAATCTTATGGCTGCATCCTGAAAGTAATTTAACTATGTGCACATCTCAACTGTTTTATAATgtcccacgagtcatgatttatGGGTTTTATCTTATTATATAAAGTTAAAAGACAATTTCTGTGCCTTATTCAGCTTAGATCTATTTGTCTGAATACTCATTTTTTAGGATGAACGTGAGTTGAAGAGGGAGAGGCGAAAACAATCTAACAGGGAGTCTGCAAGGAGATCAAGGTTACGCAAGCAGGTAGTGTTGGAATCAATACATTTTCACCCTCCATAATGTCATTTGGAAATAAATCATTATCTTCTCAATCTTTTGTGTAAATTCCGCTCACAAACACTAGTTCCAGTGAATCTAGTGAACATCTGTTTTCATGGTACCACAATCAAGACAAGGAGGCTAGAGGATCACCTGACAGTTTTGAGCCAAATTTGCCAAAACTACTGTATGCGCTTGCCCTACCATTAGCATTAATCTGAATCACAAAAAAAGATCTTTGCAAACAGGATTACTTTGGATTAACTGATCTTTGCAAAGAGTGTCGTTTTGAGTTGCGTGCAGTCAACACGTTTAACTGACCCTCTATCTTTTTGAATGTTTCGATCGAACTTTTGAAAATGGTATAactagatttgttttgaaaagtagtttcaaaatattacaactttatatattttgcaTACATTTTATACTAGTAATTAGTGGTCAAAGTAGTGTATTGGTGACCGTGTTGATGTCCAAAATGATACTCTTTTGTGATTGGAGGGAGTAAtaacagaaaataaaattatagtaTGTTAACTCAGCCTTTGACTCTGGAAAACGTTTATTCGAATAAGTGCCACCAATACCTATTGTTGTTATATCAGATCCTGGAAAACATCACGGACCTCCAATGGACCAACTTCATGTTCTTCATTATTGTTTCTGCTAAGTGCAGATGTGGAGCAAGGAACAGAATTTTGAGTAATAGAGATTTGATGGCAAGTGTTGAACGAATAAAACTTGCTTAGCCCGCTCCTTCAGTAGGGACATGAAAGCAAAAAATGTGATGGCAGCCAAAGGATGAAGATCCAAAAATGAGGAAGAGAACTTGCCGTATGGGGCACAAGGAGGGATTTTGTGCCACCGGATGTCACCTGACTGGCTGCAATCTACCAAAAACCATCAATTCATGCAACAGGCAAACAATGATAGATAAATGCTAGTATTTGATGAACTGGAACCCAAAATTTTTTACCTTCAAGTGGAAATATTGGTTTTGGCTCAGGCTATGCTTTCCTTGGTATATTTCATACTAGAGTATGTTGATGCAGAGTGATAAAGATTATACTATTATATTACCTGCATATTGAGTAAATGCTGTTAGGATTCGGTCTGGCAGCCAAATGTTCTTGTTAGGATCTGCGTTATTATGGAATGAAGGGAACTGTGGATACAAGGGGTAAAGATAGGGCAGATCGCCCTCTAATCCCGAGCTTCTCCCCTAGACTAGAGGCTCCGATCGATGCCAAGGGCAGATTGTCCTCTAATCGCTAGGCTTCTCCCGTCGAGAAGAGGCTCTGGTCTAACCATCTGGGCAAAAACCCTTTGctcaattcttcttgcttgattccCCTCTAACAAGGACTAGACTACCTTTATATGAGAGGTGTCATCTAGCTAGCTAGGAAACTAGGAAATATACAATCACCTAGGATTCTCGAACCTTACCTAATACTAACCAACTAGATAACTTGCCTAAACTAACTTGACTCTTCCCATAACACTTCCCATAACATAGATAACTTTCTAAACTAACTTGACTCTTTCCATAACACTTTCCATAACATTACACCGCTCACCAAAGATAGCTCGTCCTCAAGctgtggtggtggccatggctgGCGTCCTTGATGGCTTGGAGCAAAAATGGTTGGAGCGGCAGCAGAGGGGGCTGGTAGGCGGCAGTGATGGCGTGGAGTTGGTGGAGTGGTCGTTGGCGACGGTGTGGAGCAgctagttggtggagcgatttttTTGGCTTTCTGGGCAGAAGACAGAGGAACGGAGGACGGTGACAGTTGCAGCGGTGGCGAACAAAGGAGAATAGCGATGGCGGATTGATGTGCGGTGGCGGAAATCGATGGAGGGTGATGGTCCGCAGGAAGGAAATGTCTCTAATACTAAATATTGTGGAATGAAGGGAACTGCGGATACAAGGGGTAAAGATAGGGCAGATCGTCCTCTAATCCTGGACTTCTTCCATAGACTAGAGGCTCCGATCGATGCTAAGGGCAGATCACCCTCTAATCGCTGGGCTTCTCCCGTCAAGAAGAGGTTCTGATCTAACCATCTGGGCAAAAGCCCTTCCTTTGctgaattcttcttgcttgattccCCTCTAACAAGGACTACGTTACCTTTATATGAGAGGTGTCATCTAACTAACTTAGGAAACTAGGAAATAGACAAACACCTAGGATTCTCTAACCTTACCTAATACTAACCAACTAGTTAACTTGCCTAAACTAACTTGACTCTTTCCATAACACTTCCCATAATATAGATAACTTGCCTAAACTAACTTGACTCTTTCCGTAGCACTTTCCATAACAGGCATGCTAAAAACAGGTGTAGGTATTTGTTTGATTTCATCATTTTGCTCTCTATTGTCTCCTTTGCTTCACTGTTTctaattcttttttgtttccgaGAATACAGTCCCGACACCCATAATCTTGCCAAAGATAGATGGGAAACCATGCTTTCCAGCTAGTAAAAAACCTAAACAAAGAAATGTTGTGTGGCTATGAGGTGCTATTTGCTATGATCTTCTTGTTCTCGATACTCAAATATTATGATGACAAGCGTTTTCTTTGTCAAACCCCACACTTATTCTATATATACTGTTTTAGGAAGCAAGCAATGTTTGTATCTGTTTTCTCTCTCCGGTTCATGCTGTTGACTTATTTCTTGAATGACTTGCATTTACGATAATGATTTCTTTGACCGTGTATTAATTTCTTGGATGACTTACATTGTTCTGATGTCTTACTCATCTGTTAAATGCCACTGAAGGCATTATATTAGTTTTTAGCATGTAATATGTTGACCCATTTGCCAGCTAGCTAATGCTTTTCATGCAAAAAATTCTCTTTTGTGTGGATCTAGCCACCGGTGGAGCTAGAAATTTATAGAGGATATGGGAAAAGCTGTTGCAAAAATGTAAAGGCAGAAAAATGTTGCAGTGACGTCTTAAACTTGAACTCACAAGCTCAGCTAAACTAGGTTTCCTTCCATATAGCAGCTACTCTACTCTTAAATACAGACATGCATAACACAGTATATATGGCGTTTGATCATAGAGTAGGAGGGCTTGAATGTATACCAAGATGGAATATTGGACTTTTTATGACAGAACTAATCCTCTTTGCTTACTTTCTTTGTAGTTTTTTTCGTGAATTCATAAAAGAGGAAGATTTGATTATAAACAACCCTTTTGCATTTACCATGTTCTGTTTTTCAGCAAGAGTGTGAGGAATTAGGCAGGAAGGTAGCTGACCTTACAACCGAGAACAATGCTCTCAGAGCAGAACTTGACAACATTAAGAAGGCCTGTAAAGAGATGGAAGCAGAGAATTCACGCCTGGTGGTGAGCACATGGAACTTTCACCCATCCTCTGCAGTTATCCGTgatgatgcaattctttgacaGCATTTGCCGTTATGTCACCATTATCTAACCATAGAAACTTCAAACTTGTGAAGGGTGGAGTGGTTCACTCCCAGGTACCAAGCGTCACAACAACATTGGGAATGAGCATCGAAGCACCAAAGGCGCAGCAGCATGACGATGAGGGCCAGCTTCACAAGAACACTAATAATAACAGCAATGGGAACTATATAGGCGGCAGCCACAAACAGGAGGCTAACACTACTAGGTGAGGGATTATGAGGAAATGACAAGATGAGATGAGGTGTTTCTTATGTAACCACAACACCCATCATCAATCAGTGTGTTTTTTCCAGCAAAGTTGTTTTAGTCCTTCTCACAGCTCACTGGGGGT from Phragmites australis chromosome 14, lpPhrAust1.1, whole genome shotgun sequence includes these protein-coding regions:
- the LOC133890645 gene encoding DNA-binding protein EMBP-1-like isoform X2, which produces MASSSDEQPKPPEPPAAPLSHAEWAASLQAYYAAAGHPYAWPAQHLMAAAAAGATYAAPVPFPVYHPGAAVAYYAHASMAAGAPYPTREAVAAAALVAEGKGKGKGAGASPEKGSSGEDASQSGDSGSEESSETRDDDTDHKDLSAPKKRKSGEPSRAAVVRYAAVESPYPVKGRSASKLPVSAPGRAALPSAAPNLNIGMDLWSASPALAVPAVQGEANTGLALARRDDVTHLDERELKRERRKQSNRESARRSRLRKQQECEELGRKVADLTTENNALRAELDNIKKACKEMEAENSRLVGGVVHSQVPSVTTTLGMSIEAPKAQQHDDEGQLHKNTNNNSNGNYIGGSHKQEANTTR
- the LOC133890645 gene encoding DNA-binding protein EMBP-1-like isoform X1, with translation MASSSDEQPKPPEPPAAPLSHAEWAASLQAYYAAAGHPYAWPAQHLMAAAAAGATYAAPVPFPVYHPGAAVAYYAHASMAAGAPYPTREAVAAAALVAEGKGKGKGAGASPEKGSSGEDASQSGDSGSEESSETRDDDTDHKDLSAPKKRKSGNTSAEGEPSRAAVVRYAAVESPYPVKGRSASKLPVSAPGRAALPSAAPNLNIGMDLWSASPALAVPAVQGEANTGLALARRDDVTHLDERELKRERRKQSNRESARRSRLRKQQECEELGRKVADLTTENNALRAELDNIKKACKEMEAENSRLVGGVVHSQVPSVTTTLGMSIEAPKAQQHDDEGQLHKNTNNNSNGNYIGGSHKQEANTTR